Proteins from one Polynucleobacter wuianus genomic window:
- a CDS encoding polyhydroxyalkanoate depolymerase codes for MMYKAYQTFSNLHDPIRLFAKASERVSNNWFGNFTLNPMQRLAAHYEQISLLGFTHTRPDFKIDAVLDSFGVEQAVSEELVNSTHFCNLVRFTKLGIEGQPKILLVAPMSGHFATLLAGTIKTLLRDHDVYVTDWLNIRDIPLSCGEFDFDSYVEHIINFLKIIGPQTHLMAVCQPTVACLAATAIMSEDKSPYVPASLTLMAGPIDVSQSPTKVNELATSKPISWFEEKLIGIIPGQFNGTGRKVYPGFLQLMAFMSMNPDRHAESFRKLYDYRISGETEKADAIHDFYEEYFAIMDLSAPFYLETIQKVFMDRDLAMGKLTYQGRLVNPKLIKKTFLLTVEGERDDICGIGQTLAAQDLCSGLPGYMKSHHLQAGVGHYGVFNGKRWDGQIYPVVRNHIQSAL; via the coding sequence ATGATGTATAAGGCATATCAAACTTTTTCAAACTTGCACGATCCCATTCGCTTATTTGCGAAGGCTTCAGAGCGGGTATCTAATAATTGGTTTGGTAATTTCACCTTAAATCCCATGCAGCGCCTTGCTGCTCACTACGAGCAAATATCATTATTAGGTTTTACGCATACAAGACCTGATTTCAAGATTGATGCAGTACTCGATTCTTTCGGTGTAGAGCAGGCTGTTAGCGAAGAGTTGGTGAACTCAACCCATTTTTGTAATCTGGTGCGCTTTACAAAACTAGGCATTGAAGGGCAACCCAAAATCTTGCTAGTTGCACCTATGTCAGGGCACTTTGCCACCTTATTGGCTGGCACTATCAAGACTTTGTTGAGAGATCATGATGTCTATGTCACCGACTGGCTCAATATTCGCGATATTCCATTAAGTTGTGGAGAGTTCGATTTTGATTCTTATGTCGAGCACATCATCAACTTCTTAAAAATCATTGGCCCACAAACCCATTTAATGGCAGTCTGCCAACCTACAGTGGCTTGTTTAGCAGCAACGGCCATCATGTCTGAGGATAAAAGTCCGTATGTGCCAGCTAGCTTGACATTAATGGCAGGTCCAATCGATGTCAGCCAAAGTCCAACCAAGGTAAATGAGTTGGCTACCAGTAAGCCGATCAGTTGGTTTGAAGAAAAATTGATTGGGATCATTCCCGGTCAATTCAACGGCACAGGTCGGAAGGTCTATCCCGGTTTCTTGCAACTCATGGCATTCATGAGCATGAATCCGGATCGTCACGCAGAGTCATTTAGAAAGCTCTATGACTATCGCATTAGTGGTGAAACAGAAAAAGCGGATGCCATTCATGATTTTTATGAAGAGTACTTTGCAATCATGGATCTCTCGGCCCCATTCTATTTAGAAACTATTCAAAAAGTCTTTATGGATCGCGATCTGGCAATGGGCAAGTTGACCTATCAGGGGCGATTAGTCAATCCGAAGCTCATTAAAAAGACATTTTTGCTAACCGTAGAAGGTGAGCGGGACGATATTTGTGGGATTGGTCAAACCTTAGCAGCACAAGACCTTTGTAGTGGTTTGCCAGGCTATATGAAGTCTCATCACCTGCAGGCGGGCGTGGGACATTACGGCGTATTTAATGGTAAACGCTGGGATGGACAGATTTATCCTGTTGTTCGTAATCATATTCAGTCAGCTCTATAA